A region from the Acidobacteriota bacterium genome encodes:
- a CDS encoding MogA/MoaB family molybdenum cofactor biosynthesis protein, translating into MKPLAKPRALVVTVSDSTSRGEREDLSGPAACEALQALGCEVLDRAVVPDELESIRECLLKGCEVHKAELVVTTGGTGLAPRDVTPEATACVIEREVPGLAQLMRSEGIRKTPRAALSRALVGVRGRTLIVNLPGSVKGVRESLDALQAVLPHALEVISGNTVRCGG; encoded by the coding sequence ATGAAACCTCTAGCCAAACCGAGGGCGCTGGTAGTGACGGTCAGCGACTCCACATCGCGCGGGGAGCGTGAGGACCTTTCCGGTCCGGCTGCCTGCGAGGCCCTGCAGGCGCTGGGGTGCGAGGTTCTGGACCGTGCCGTGGTCCCGGACGAGTTGGAGAGCATCAGGGAGTGCCTGTTGAAGGGCTGCGAGGTTCACAAGGCCGAACTGGTGGTGACCACCGGTGGGACCGGCCTGGCCCCAAGAGACGTCACTCCCGAAGCCACGGCCTGCGTCATCGAGAGGGAAGTTCCCGGGCTGGCCCAGTTGATGCGGTCGGAGGGGATCAGGAAGACTCCCAGGGCGGCTCTCTCTCGCGCCCTGGTCGGCGTGCGCGGCAGGACTCTCATCGTCAACCTGCCCGGAAGCGTCAAGGGGGTTCGGGAGTCCCTGGACGCCTTGCAGGCCGTGCTGCCCCATGCGCTGGAGGTCATCTCCGGGAACACGGTCCGCTGCGGCGGCTAG
- a CDS encoding 3-isopropylmalate dehydratase → MNWKFGDNINTDLITPGRYNITTDPKELAKACFIEYRPEFRQQVQPGDYVVAGHNFGCGSSRETAAVALKHSHLRAVIAKSFARIFFRNAINLGLLCVIAETDSIEESDRLQLNIQAQLLRNASKDQTIPIEIPGMMLRLHQEGGIINFLKKNGLSALADLEKF, encoded by the coding sequence ATGAATTGGAAATTCGGGGACAACATCAATACGGACCTGATTACTCCCGGCCGTTACAACATCACAACCGACCCCAAGGAGTTGGCCAAGGCCTGCTTTATCGAGTATCGTCCGGAATTCCGACAGCAAGTTCAACCAGGCGACTACGTGGTGGCCGGTCACAACTTCGGCTGCGGCAGCTCGCGCGAGACGGCGGCGGTGGCGCTCAAGCACTCCCACCTGCGAGCCGTCATCGCCAAGTCCTTCGCCCGAATCTTCTTTCGCAACGCCATCAACCTGGGGCTTCTGTGTGTGATCGCCGAAACCGACTCCATCGAGGAAAGCGACCGTCTGCAGTTGAACATACAGGCGCAGCTGCTCCGCAACGCAAGCAAGGATCAGACCATACCGATTGAAATTCCCGGCATGATGCTCCGGCTCCATCAGGAAGGCGGCATCATCAACTTTCTCAAGAAAAATGGCCTCTCCGCACTCGCCGACCTGGAAAAGTTCTAA
- a CDS encoding 3-isopropylmalate dehydratase large subunit: MAQTLAEKIFSNHCGRAVRAGDFILADLDLVMAHDTTCAWALEPFYQIAERVFDPKKIFIPFDHAFPSPSVAMSKLQSQIRKFADEQGIPVVYDGVCHQVMSERLINPGNLILGADSHSPTGGGLGALTIGVGSTDAAIAMATGKSWFRVPQTIRVTVNGELPRGCYSKDVVLAVAKEMGPDGANYRVIEYAGPTVEGFNVPARLTLTNMSAEMGAKAAVVAPDDQTRAYLEENDRLVAFEPLRSDPGASFERELRFDVSDLKPMIARPPDIDNDVPVEQVESEKVAVDQVFIGSCTNCRIEDLEVVHRMWKGKRVKEGLRAIVTPASRRVYLQALQRGYVEEFVNFGAVVSSPGCGPCLGRSGGVLYDNEVCVSTSNRNFEGRMGSPTAKIFLASPATAAATALTGIITDPRRYVA, translated from the coding sequence ATGGCTCAGACACTGGCGGAAAAGATATTCTCCAACCACTGTGGTAGAGCAGTGCGAGCCGGGGATTTCATCCTGGCGGACCTGGACCTGGTTATGGCCCATGACACCACCTGCGCCTGGGCCCTGGAGCCCTTTTACCAGATCGCCGAGCGGGTTTTCGATCCTAAAAAGATCTTCATCCCCTTTGACCACGCCTTTCCGAGCCCCAGCGTGGCCATGTCCAAGTTACAGAGCCAGATCAGAAAGTTTGCCGATGAGCAGGGTATTCCGGTGGTCTATGACGGGGTGTGCCACCAGGTCATGTCGGAGCGCCTGATCAATCCGGGCAACCTCATCCTGGGCGCAGACTCCCACAGCCCCACCGGCGGCGGGCTGGGGGCCCTCACCATCGGCGTGGGTTCTACTGACGCCGCCATCGCCATGGCCACGGGCAAGAGCTGGTTTCGGGTTCCCCAGACGATCCGGGTCACTGTCAATGGTGAACTGCCAAGGGGTTGCTATTCCAAGGACGTGGTGCTGGCGGTGGCCAAGGAGATGGGGCCTGACGGGGCCAACTATCGGGTTATCGAATACGCGGGACCCACGGTGGAAGGCTTCAACGTCCCGGCCCGGTTGACGCTGACCAATATGAGCGCCGAAATGGGGGCCAAGGCAGCCGTGGTTGCCCCCGACGACCAGACCCGGGCCTATCTTGAGGAAAATGATCGACTGGTGGCCTTCGAACCTCTGCGCAGTGATCCCGGGGCTTCCTTCGAACGGGAGCTTCGCTTCGATGTTTCGGACCTGAAACCGATGATTGCGCGCCCCCCGGATATCGACAACGATGTGCCGGTGGAACAGGTCGAAAGCGAGAAGGTTGCGGTGGATCAGGTTTTTATCGGATCCTGTACCAATTGCCGCATCGAGGACCTGGAGGTCGTTCACCGAATGTGGAAGGGGAAGCGGGTGAAAGAGGGATTGCGAGCGATTGTTACCCCTGCCTCGCGCCGGGTCTACCTGCAGGCGCTCCAGCGAGGGTACGTTGAAGAGTTCGTCAACTTCGGGGCGGTGGTCTCCAGTCCCGGTTGCGGGCCCTGCCTGGGCCGGTCGGGTGGCGTGCTCTACGACAACGAGGTGTGCGTTTCCACCAGCAACCGCAACTTCGAGGGACGAATGGGCAGCCCCACGGCCAAGATTTTCCTGGCCAGTCCCGCGACCGCCGCGGCGACGGCCCTGACGGGCATCATTACCGACCCAAGAAGGTACGTTGCCTGA
- a CDS encoding prolyl oligopeptidase family serine peptidase, with protein sequence MKALMFAAGTAGALLLVSGQSSLPPSQGTFQQRTLTLGRDAYRYQVFLPAGWHPRKSWPVVLFLHGNGERGDDGWRQTVVGIGPAIRRNPERVPAIVVLPQCRRGMWWTHIRMERLALAALEASVRDFGGDPTRIFLTGISMGGYGTWSLAAKHPGTFAALAPICGGVVPPPGVKVPEDHPPVKFSPDPYRSMAVRIAPTPVWIFHGTDDPRVPVSESRRMAGAIRALGKPVRFSEYAGVGHDSWERAYAEPDFFSWLLSHRSVGP encoded by the coding sequence ATGAAAGCCCTCATGTTCGCAGCCGGTACGGCCGGTGCCTTGCTACTCGTATCCGGTCAGTCGTCCTTGCCCCCGAGTCAAGGGACGTTCCAGCAACGGACCCTCACTCTCGGCCGGGACGCCTACCGCTATCAGGTTTTCCTTCCGGCCGGATGGCACCCGCGGAAAAGTTGGCCCGTGGTGCTTTTTCTCCACGGCAACGGCGAGCGGGGAGATGACGGTTGGCGCCAGACAGTGGTCGGTATCGGCCCCGCCATTCGGCGGAATCCCGAGAGGGTTCCAGCGATCGTTGTTCTACCGCAATGCCGCCGGGGAATGTGGTGGACCCACATCCGGATGGAGAGGTTGGCGCTGGCAGCTTTGGAGGCGTCGGTTCGGGACTTTGGCGGTGATCCCACCAGAATATTCCTGACCGGAATTTCCATGGGAGGGTACGGCACCTGGAGTCTGGCGGCCAAGCATCCGGGAACGTTCGCCGCGCTGGCTCCGATCTGCGGCGGCGTGGTGCCTCCCCCGGGAGTCAAGGTCCCTGAGGATCATCCGCCGGTGAAATTCTCTCCCGATCCCTACCGCAGCATGGCCGTCAGAATCGCCCCCACTCCGGTCTGGATATTTCATGGAACCGATGACCCGAGGGTGCCGGTCTCGGAATCCAGGAGAATGGCCGGGGCGATACGGGCATTGGGGAAGCCGGTGCGCTTCAGCGAATATGCGGGAGTCGGCCACGATTCCTGGGAGCGAGCCTACGCCGAACCCGATTTTTTCTCCTGGCTCCTGTCGCACCGGTCGGTCGGGCCGTAG
- a CDS encoding methyltransferase domain-containing protein: MQVWDADRYATHARFVSDLGAPVVELLDPRPGERVLDVGCGDGALTKKLVEAGCRVVAVDSSPGQVRAARQRGIDARVADATALAFDAEFDAVFSNAVLHWIRDPDAALAAIRYALAPGGRLVAEFGGHGCVASIRAAFGEVLARRGIDAEALNPWYFPTAEEYRDRLEANGFNVDSIRLFPRPTLLPSDLTDWLQTFAQPYLAGVPKGDRRAVLNEMRQRLEPVLSTAEGGWSADYVRLRFAARRD, translated from the coding sequence ATGCAAGTCTGGGATGCCGATCGGTACGCCACCCATGCGCGGTTCGTCTCCGACCTGGGGGCGCCGGTGGTTGAGCTGCTCGATCCACGGCCGGGCGAACGAGTGCTCGACGTCGGTTGCGGCGACGGAGCCCTGACGAAGAAGCTGGTCGAGGCCGGCTGCCGCGTAGTGGCGGTCGACAGCAGCCCGGGGCAGGTGCGCGCGGCCCGCCAGCGCGGGATCGACGCCCGGGTCGCGGACGCCACCGCGCTCGCCTTCGACGCAGAGTTCGATGCCGTATTCAGCAACGCCGTCCTGCACTGGATTCGGGATCCGGATGCGGCCCTGGCCGCCATCCGCTACGCGCTGGCACCCGGTGGACGCCTGGTGGCCGAGTTCGGCGGCCACGGCTGCGTTGCCTCGATACGCGCCGCTTTCGGCGAGGTCCTGGCCAGGCGCGGGATCGACGCAGAAGCCTTGAATCCGTGGTATTTCCCGACCGCGGAGGAGTACCGTGACCGGCTCGAGGCAAACGGTTTCAACGTCGACTCCATCCGTCTCTTCCCGCGTCCGACGCTGCTGCCGTCGGACCTGACCGACTGGCTGCAGACGTTCGCCCAGCCATACCTGGCCGGTGTCCCGAAGGGTGACCGGCGGGCCGTACTGAACGAGATGCGGCAGCGTCTCGAGCCGGTCCTGAGCACAGCGGAAGGCGGCTGGTCGGCCGATTACGTCCGCCTCCGCTTCGCCGCCAGACGCGACTGA
- a CDS encoding 1-acyl-sn-glycerol-3-phosphate acyltransferase produces MTAAPTAPAGTTSPRSWVWGFGRLVVFAYYRVEHIGGPLPTGALLLVANHPNTLIDPAVIQTTAGRRIRFLAKSTLFERHPLSPLIRRSGAIPVYRKKDPGVDTSRNVEMFSAVAASLAAGEAICLFPEGTSHARGRLEPLRTGAARMALNSCAEGHAVSIVPVGLNFDALARFRSRVTAVFGRTVDYADLAAVFTEDEATAIRALTTRIEHRLKHLMVEAEPRHDLPMVERIDRLYAAARGASRDGRERLGRRRLIAAGMAELRQRDPARLAEIMAQVEEFRTSLARFRLRERDLDQRIPTGEVIRFTLREGLLALLLGPMAIATAIVFAIPYWLTDRIGRGALNLQKRTLRQIVGGGLIHGFWIAAIATSAGTRTGTGTGLAIGLALVALAVLGTLAFERESAVWRTVRAFFALRNMPLRTRSALRRRRRALADALDEVRAWIESRNDD; encoded by the coding sequence ATGACGGCTGCTCCGACCGCGCCCGCCGGAACGACGTCTCCGCGATCATGGGTGTGGGGGTTCGGTCGCCTCGTCGTATTCGCCTACTACAGGGTCGAGCACATCGGCGGGCCGCTGCCGACCGGAGCGCTGCTGCTGGTTGCCAACCACCCCAACACGCTCATCGACCCGGCCGTCATTCAGACCACGGCCGGACGCCGCATCCGGTTCCTCGCCAAGTCCACGCTCTTCGAGCGGCACCCGCTCAGCCCGCTGATCCGCCGCTCGGGAGCGATTCCCGTGTACCGCAAAAAGGACCCCGGCGTGGACACCTCCCGCAACGTGGAGATGTTTTCCGCGGTAGCGGCGTCGCTCGCGGCCGGCGAGGCCATCTGCCTCTTCCCGGAAGGCACCAGTCACGCCCGCGGCCGACTCGAGCCGCTGCGAACCGGCGCCGCCCGCATGGCCCTCAACAGTTGCGCCGAAGGGCATGCGGTGAGCATCGTGCCGGTCGGGCTCAACTTCGACGCCCTGGCCCGCTTCCGTTCCCGGGTGACAGCCGTCTTCGGGCGCACGGTGGACTACGCGGACCTCGCTGCAGTATTTACCGAGGACGAAGCAACCGCCATACGGGCTCTCACAACCCGGATCGAGCACCGCCTCAAGCACTTGATGGTCGAGGCGGAGCCGCGGCACGACCTGCCAATGGTCGAGCGTATCGATCGCCTCTACGCCGCCGCCCGCGGGGCGTCTCGGGACGGGCGGGAGCGGTTGGGCCGCCGCCGCCTGATTGCCGCGGGGATGGCGGAACTGCGCCAGAGGGACCCGGCGCGGCTGGCCGAAATCATGGCGCAGGTGGAGGAATTTCGAACGAGTCTGGCTCGGTTCCGGCTCCGCGAACGCGATCTCGACCAGCGCATCCCAACCGGCGAGGTCATCCGCTTTACACTGCGGGAAGGGCTCCTTGCTCTGCTGCTCGGCCCGATGGCGATCGCAACCGCCATCGTTTTCGCCATTCCGTACTGGCTCACCGACCGGATCGGAAGGGGAGCGCTCAACCTCCAAAAGCGTACGCTACGTCAGATCGTCGGCGGCGGCCTGATCCACGGATTCTGGATTGCTGCGATAGCTACCTCTGCGGGCACTCGAACCGGCACGGGGACCGGCTTGGCGATCGGACTCGCACTAGTGGCTTTGGCCGTCCTGGGCACACTGGCATTCGAGCGGGAATCCGCCGTCTGGCGCACCGTGCGTGCCTTCTTCGCGCTGCGCAACATGCCGCTCCGGACTCGCAGCGCCTTGAGGCGCAGGCGCAGGGCGCTTGCCGACGCGCTCGACGAAGTGCGCGCCTGGATCGAGAGCAGGAACGACGACTGA
- a CDS encoding haloacid dehalogenase type II produces MDAISAVRAMTFDVFGTVVDWRTSIIREGEAVGCEKGIEADWAAFADEWRAGYGPAMGRVRRGELGWTRIDDLHRMILDGLVPKYGLGSLTEDELDHLNRAWHRLTPWPDTVEGLTRLRRRYVLASLSNGNVALLVNMAKNAGIPWDAVLSAELARHYKPDPAVYLTAARILGLAPEQVMMVAAHKVDLRASTRLGFKTAYVPRPTEFGPNMERDLAPDPDFDLVATDFNDMANQLGV; encoded by the coding sequence ATGGACGCTATATCGGCCGTTCGCGCGATGACTTTCGATGTCTTCGGCACCGTCGTCGATTGGCGGACCAGCATCATCCGTGAGGGTGAGGCTGTCGGGTGCGAGAAGGGCATTGAGGCGGACTGGGCGGCTTTTGCCGATGAATGGCGGGCCGGCTACGGTCCCGCCATGGGGCGGGTGCGCCGCGGCGAGCTGGGGTGGACCAGGATCGACGACCTGCACCGGATGATCCTCGACGGGCTGGTGCCCAAGTACGGGCTCGGGAGTCTCACCGAGGATGAGCTCGACCACTTGAACCGGGCCTGGCACCGGCTGACGCCCTGGCCGGACACGGTCGAAGGGCTGACCCGGCTGCGAAGGCGATATGTGCTGGCGTCACTCTCGAACGGAAACGTGGCTCTCCTCGTCAACATGGCGAAGAACGCCGGGATTCCGTGGGATGCCGTGCTTTCGGCGGAACTGGCACGCCACTACAAGCCCGACCCCGCGGTCTATCTGACGGCAGCCCGGATACTGGGCCTCGCTCCAGAGCAGGTGATGATGGTCGCGGCCCACAAAGTCGACCTTCGGGCGTCGACGCGCCTCGGCTTCAAAACGGCCTATGTGCCGAGACCGACGGAGTTCGGGCCGAACATGGAGCGGGATCTGGCGCCTGATCCGGACTTCGACCTGGTGGCCACCGACTTCAACGACATGGCGAACCAGCTCGGGGTCTGA
- a CDS encoding DUF3500 domain-containing protein: MGNQTRQVSSGFSIGERRTFLKAAVLGGVGLAARATLPDAALSAAATRVPPHSETLVATLYKSLSEEQRRVMTFPFDHPLRSKVDNNWAITPHKINRFYTADQQAMIREIFQGVHNPDYVDKVMEHMKEDGGSLGNYSIAIFGRPATGKFEFVLTGRHCTMRCDGDSVEGAAFGGPIFYGHAARDFYEAPDHPGNVYWYQAKSANRVFQALDGRQRQMALLADPRKEQQTRTVRLDEELAGLPVSEMSRDQVELVEEVLADLLLPFRRRDAEEAMRYIKKEGKLDGLSLSFYRSGDIGNDGIWDNWQLQSKNMVWYFRGSPHVHVWVNIRA; encoded by the coding sequence ATGGGGAATCAAACCAGGCAGGTATCATCCGGGTTCTCGATAGGAGAGCGTCGAACTTTTCTGAAGGCGGCCGTTCTGGGAGGAGTGGGACTGGCAGCCCGGGCAACCCTTCCCGACGCGGCGCTGTCAGCGGCCGCTACCAGAGTCCCTCCCCATTCGGAGACTCTGGTGGCCACGCTCTACAAGAGCCTGTCGGAGGAACAACGAAGAGTCATGACGTTCCCCTTCGATCATCCCCTTCGTTCCAAGGTGGACAACAACTGGGCGATCACGCCTCACAAGATCAACCGGTTCTACACGGCTGACCAGCAGGCCATGATCAGGGAGATCTTTCAAGGGGTTCACAATCCGGACTACGTGGACAAGGTCATGGAACACATGAAGGAGGACGGGGGAAGCCTGGGCAACTACTCCATCGCCATCTTCGGACGACCGGCAACCGGAAAGTTCGAGTTCGTTCTAACCGGACGCCACTGCACCATGCGCTGCGACGGAGATTCGGTGGAAGGAGCCGCCTTCGGTGGACCCATCTTCTATGGTCATGCGGCCCGTGACTTCTACGAGGCTCCGGACCATCCCGGAAACGTCTACTGGTACCAGGCCAAGTCAGCCAACCGCGTATTCCAGGCCCTGGACGGCAGGCAGCGCCAAATGGCACTGCTTGCCGATCCCCGCAAGGAACAGCAGACTCGAACCGTGAGACTGGATGAGGAGTTGGCCGGCCTGCCCGTCTCGGAAATGAGCCGCGACCAGGTGGAGTTGGTAGAGGAGGTGCTGGCCGACCTGCTGTTGCCCTTTCGCCGGCGAGATGCCGAGGAAGCCATGCGCTACATCAAGAAGGAGGGCAAGCTGGATGGACTGAGCCTGTCGTTCTACCGCAGCGGCGATATCGGGAACGACGGCATCTGGGACAATTGGCAGCTACAGAGCAAGAACATGGTCTGGTACTTCCGCGGCAGTCCCCACGTACACGTCTGGGTCAACATCAGGGCTTGA
- a CDS encoding TIM barrel protein: protein MQSSRNNPALGGGDYALGMVTWNLGKDWDLPTLIEACEETGFRSVELRTTHQHGVEPHLSREERVAVASRFGFSPIRLLSLGTACEFHSTDRSVVGRNVEETKQFVELAHDVGALGVKVRPNGIPDEVPESQTLSQIAEALRECGKHAQGYGVEIWLEVHGPKSNSPARVRRIMELADHPMVGVCWNSNPEDVREGSVAGSFELLKPWLRNVHIRELWRKDYPWRELFDLLTQSGYRRYTLAEIPASSDAVRLMRYYEALWNELKG from the coding sequence ATGCAATCAAGTCGGAACAATCCTGCTCTGGGTGGCGGTGACTACGCCTTGGGCATGGTCACCTGGAACCTGGGAAAAGACTGGGATCTGCCGACCCTGATCGAGGCCTGCGAGGAGACAGGCTTCCGTTCGGTCGAACTGCGCACAACCCACCAGCATGGAGTGGAACCCCATCTGAGCAGGGAAGAGCGCGTTGCCGTCGCGAGCCGCTTCGGCTTCTCTCCAATTCGCCTGCTGAGCCTGGGGACTGCTTGCGAATTCCACTCCACCGACAGGAGCGTAGTCGGCAGAAATGTAGAAGAGACCAAGCAGTTTGTGGAACTGGCTCACGATGTGGGAGCCCTCGGAGTGAAGGTGCGCCCCAATGGGATTCCCGACGAGGTTCCGGAGAGTCAAACCCTGAGCCAGATTGCGGAGGCCTTGCGGGAGTGCGGCAAACACGCTCAGGGCTACGGCGTGGAAATCTGGCTGGAAGTCCACGGGCCCAAGTCAAACAGTCCGGCTCGGGTGCGGAGGATCATGGAGTTGGCCGATCATCCCATGGTGGGGGTCTGCTGGAACTCGAACCCCGAAGACGTCAGGGAGGGTTCGGTGGCCGGGAGCTTCGAACTGTTGAAGCCCTGGTTGAGGAATGTTCACATCAGGGAGCTTTGGAGGAAGGACTACCCCTGGCGAGAACTGTTCGACCTGCTCACGCAGTCGGGTTACCGCCGGTATACGCTGGCCGAGATTCCAGCCAGCTCCGACGCGGTTCGACTGATGCGCTACTACGAAGCGCTCTGGAACGAGCTCAAGGGGTAG
- a CDS encoding Gfo/Idh/MocA family oxidoreductase, with translation MTTRVGLVGLGGPTAGTYLECLRRMPEVQLAAVVAPGSCLKMDRGGGLQGVATFPHHRILLEQFPAEGMVVCVSGDRRKETVVDCVRAGKPILCENPICETLVEARETWAISQAHDVLFGVCFPVRFSSACRQVRKRVLQGNLGNPLTVTVRRPEGISGGSSGDASGGDGGLGPNPGTALVDTLRWLLGGEFTLITLIGSEEGAGQPSGWLRLEMNHGTVVILESSLIDSLEAVKMAGAACLEICGPQGRLDLEFFAGADSGGLEPGCDRSRGSPIGRMLANFVEAVRGRARVAAGGMDGLRAIEVVEAARRAWKYRTAVVL, from the coding sequence ATGACCACTCGAGTTGGTCTTGTCGGCCTTGGCGGGCCAACCGCCGGAACCTACCTGGAGTGCCTCAGGCGTATGCCCGAGGTACAGCTTGCGGCGGTGGTGGCACCTGGGTCCTGTCTGAAGATGGATCGGGGCGGAGGGCTACAAGGGGTCGCCACTTTCCCCCACCATCGAATCCTGCTGGAGCAGTTTCCCGCCGAAGGGATGGTCGTCTGTGTTTCCGGCGACCGCCGGAAGGAAACCGTGGTGGACTGCGTCCGCGCCGGCAAACCGATTCTCTGCGAAAACCCGATCTGCGAAACATTGGTGGAAGCCCGTGAAACGTGGGCCATTTCCCAGGCTCACGACGTGCTGTTCGGGGTTTGCTTTCCGGTTCGATTCAGCTCGGCTTGCAGACAGGTTCGGAAACGGGTCCTGCAGGGAAACCTGGGGAATCCCTTGACTGTCACGGTCCGCAGGCCGGAAGGGATTTCCGGGGGCTCATCGGGAGACGCTTCCGGGGGGGATGGCGGCCTCGGGCCAAATCCGGGAACCGCCCTGGTCGATACACTGCGCTGGCTGTTGGGTGGAGAATTCACCCTGATAACGCTGATAGGCTCCGAGGAGGGAGCCGGCCAACCTTCAGGATGGCTGCGCTTGGAGATGAACCATGGGACTGTGGTCATCCTGGAAAGCAGCCTGATAGACTCGCTGGAAGCAGTCAAGATGGCGGGGGCGGCGTGTCTTGAGATCTGCGGTCCTCAGGGGCGCCTGGATCTGGAGTTTTTCGCGGGTGCGGATTCCGGCGGGTTGGAACCGGGTTGCGACAGATCCAGGGGATCGCCCATAGGGCGGATGCTGGCCAATTTCGTGGAAGCGGTCCGTGGCCGGGCGCGGGTTGCGGCCGGGGGAATGGACGGATTACGAGCCATCGAGGTTGTGGAAGCCGCCCGGCGCGCCTGGAAATATCGGACGGCCGTGGTTCTCTGA
- the ffh gene encoding signal recognition particle protein — translation MFDQLTERLQRVFKTLRGEGKLSEAHVTSALREIRLALLEADVNFRVVKQFVEAIRGRATGQEVLQSLTPTQQVIKIVRDELVELLGGNSSALSFAGKPPSVYLMVGLQGSGKTTSAGKLARWLDRNGHRPLLLSIDVYRPAAREQLSVIARDLDLPCYRGEGIDDPLQLCRSALVEAGTSGCDVLLIDTAGRLHIDDALMRELQEVRDLVVPTETLLVADAMTGQDAVKSAREFHQRLTLSGVILTKMDGDARGGAALSIRSVTGQPVKFVGVGEKYDALELFHPDRMASRILGMGDVLSLIEKAEETIDREKALELERKVRSDSFTLEDFRDQMRQMRRLGSMEEILSMLPQVGAFKELNKVKVDEKELLHIEAIINSMTPRERTHHQIINGSRRKRIARGSGTSVQKVNQLLKRYVQARKMMKQMSSGKIGRRLRRLKLSGLG, via the coding sequence ATGTTTGATCAACTGACCGAGCGCCTTCAGAGAGTGTTCAAGACTCTTCGGGGTGAAGGCAAGCTCTCTGAGGCTCACGTCACCAGCGCCTTGCGAGAGATCCGACTGGCTCTCCTGGAAGCGGATGTAAACTTTCGGGTGGTCAAGCAGTTCGTAGAGGCAATCAGAGGGAGGGCCACCGGTCAGGAGGTTTTGCAGTCGCTGACCCCGACCCAGCAGGTTATCAAGATAGTCAGGGACGAGTTGGTGGAGCTACTGGGAGGAAATTCCTCCGCCCTTTCCTTTGCCGGCAAGCCGCCGTCCGTTTACTTGATGGTGGGCCTGCAAGGTTCGGGGAAGACGACCTCTGCCGGAAAACTGGCCCGGTGGCTGGACCGCAACGGTCACCGGCCCCTTTTGCTTTCCATAGACGTGTACAGGCCGGCGGCCAGGGAGCAGCTTTCCGTGATTGCCCGGGACCTCGATCTTCCCTGTTACCGGGGAGAGGGCATCGATGACCCGCTACAGCTCTGCCGCTCGGCGCTTGTGGAGGCCGGGACCAGCGGCTGCGATGTTCTCCTGATCGATACCGCGGGCCGACTCCATATCGATGATGCTCTCATGCGCGAGCTGCAGGAGGTCAGGGATCTGGTGGTCCCCACCGAAACCTTGTTGGTGGCTGACGCCATGACCGGTCAAGACGCCGTCAAGAGCGCCCGGGAGTTTCACCAGCGCTTGACGCTAAGCGGCGTCATCCTGACCAAGATGGACGGCGACGCCAGGGGCGGGGCGGCACTGTCCATACGGTCGGTGACAGGACAGCCCGTCAAGTTTGTGGGCGTGGGCGAGAAGTACGATGCCCTGGAGCTCTTTCATCCGGATCGGATGGCTTCCCGGATTCTGGGCATGGGGGATGTGCTGTCCCTGATCGAGAAGGCAGAGGAGACCATCGATCGTGAAAAGGCCTTGGAGCTTGAGAGAAAGGTCCGAAGCGATTCCTTTACCCTGGAAGACTTCCGGGATCAGATGAGACAGATGCGACGGCTGGGGTCGATGGAGGAGATTCTTTCCATGCTTCCTCAAGTGGGCGCGTTCAAGGAACTGAACAAGGTCAAGGTGGACGAAAAGGAACTGCTGCACATTGAAGCCATCATCAATTCCATGACCCCCAGGGAGCGAACCCACCATCAGATTATTAATGGAAGCCGGCGCAAACGCATCGCTCGCGGCAGCGGCACTTCGGTCCAGAAGGTCAACCAGTTGCTCAAGCGTTACGTGCAGGCGCGCAAAATGATGAAGCAGATGAGCAGCGGCAAGATCGGCAGGCGTCTGAGACGGTTGAAGCTGTCGGGGTTGGGCTAG